From the Manihot esculenta cultivar AM560-2 chromosome 14, M.esculenta_v8, whole genome shotgun sequence genome, the window AAGTCTTGTCATTGTCAAAGATGCCAAGGTTAGAGAGGAAGGACTTAGAATTCAGGTTGAAAAGAGAACTTGAGCAGGTCAGGATCCTTCAAAGGAAAGTGGCTTCTTTGAGTTCGAGTGCAGTTGTATTATCACCTTGTAGTGATATTAGGAGTTGCAGTGATGGACAAAAGAGGCCTCCACTAGAGGGCTTACGTAAGTCTTTGGAAGTATCAGCTCCACAGAGCAAGAAACGGGCTCCTCCAGGTCGTTATGGGGCCCCAATAAGAAAAGGTTCACATAAACGTCCCGAACCAGTAAAGCCAGCTGCAACGGCGAGTACTTCTAATGGTATGTTGATGAAACAGTGTGAAACCTTACTAAACCGTTTGCTGGCACATCAATTTGGTTGGGTTTTCAGTGAACCAGTTGACGTGGTGAAGTTGAACATACCGGATTATTTTACTGTCATTAAAAATCCAATGGATTTAGGTACAGTGAAGAGCAAAATTGCATCAGGTGCATATTCAAGTCCATTGGGGTTTGCTGCAGATGTGCGATTAACTTTCTCAAATGCAACGAAGTACAACCCACCTGGAAATGATGTCCATTTCATGGCTGAGGCACTAAGTAAATACTTTGAAGTGAGATGGAAAGTTATAGAGAAGAAGCTTCCTGTGACCATTAATGTGGGGTCTGAGCCTCAGAGAGCTGGCGTTCCCAAGGAAATGGAAATGAATATTGGTATAATTCCTGCGAAAAAGAAAAGTGCACTAAATGACAAGTTCAAGTCGGAGCCTGTCAGGCAGATAATGAGTAATGAGGATAAGCATAAGTTGAGCACTGAATTGGAAGCATTGCTGGGTGAATTACCTGAAACCCTTATTGACTTTCTAAAAGAGCAAAGTCATACTGCCGACCAGTCTGATGAGGATGAAATTGAGATTGATATTGATGCTCTGAGTGATGATACATTGTTTAAATTGCGAAAGCTTTTGGATGATTATTTACTTGAGAAACGGAAAAACCAGACCAAAGCAGAACAATGTGAAATAGAGGTACTTGCctctgtctttttcttttctttttctgtgcATTTTGTTGTCATCTTTTTCTTGGGGGTTGTTTGTTTGTGTCTTTATCGCACAATCCTTGATTTACCCCAAATAATGGCTTGCCTTTGTTCATCCAGCTTCTTAACGAGTATGGATTTAGCAATTCATCATTGCAAAATTGTAAAGGTAACCATTCTTCTCAATAATTGTGTGTGGTAGGAAACTATGCAACATTTATTCATTACACGTGGTAGCTTTGTTGGCAATTTCAAATTATACGTCATATTTTTAGGCAATGAACCAGTTGATGAAGATATAGATATTGTTGGTGGAAATGATCCTCTTATTTCAAGTTATCCTCCAGTAGAGATAGAGAAAGATACAGCCCAAAAGAACAGTAAATTCAGTAGTTCAAGTAGCACTAGTAGTGAATCAGGCTCTTCTTCTGGTGGTTAGTGTTTCTTTTAACCTTTGATTTTGCCCATTTGCTTTACAATTTGTTTATAACATTTTAGTTACGCACCAAGTAACATCATTTCAGACATTATATCATCTTTGAAGTGTAGAAACTTTGTGCTGATATTAGTTAGGAGCCAATAGTAAATTCTCAATTTTTCTCCTTAGTTCTGTATGCTTGATCATTTGAATTCCGAAGTGCACTTGGAATATTTTGTTGCCATTTACAATTTATTTGGTATTTATGAAATTATCTTTTTCAATAGGGTGTCATTTTAACTCTATTATAAACAGTGTTAATCAAGTATTCAATCCGCCATGAAGCTTTGATTTGCATATTTAGTGATTGCTGGTACATATATATTGTGAACTATGTTATAATAGTCACTGTTGTTAACAAGCAATTGTAAAATTTTGATTGTTAACTTGTACTTTGTCTGTGGGTTTGTGTTGAACTGTTCTGACATGGACTTCTGTGTATAGTTAGCTTAGTCCTTAGTTCTCACATGAAGCATTTGTTGAAAGAAAATATACCCAAAAggtttaaatttttcttttatctttttagGTTAGCTTGTTTAATGTTGGGGTCTAAaatttcattgatcagatggaCTTGAAGCATAAACTTCTTGTTATGTTTAACATTGGAACTTTTTTTATTGGAATTCTTTGTGAGACTGTTCTGACATGGGCTTCCTTGTAATTGAGCCTTATGTACCAGTACAGTCTGGTTTATTGCATTAAGGTATAGATAATAGTTTGGATTTACTATAAGGTCATAGGTGGTTTTCTCCAAGTATGGGGGTTTCCTCTGGATTTAAGGCTATGTTTGATATTTGAGGTCTATGTTTAGGTACAATCTGTTTCTTGCTTTAGGTAGCTTTAATAACTTAGATTTTACATAATGGTCAATGGATTTGGGCCCATAATTTTTTTGGTGGGGCCACTATGGTTAAAAACTTCTTTCAACATATTTTAGGAATATTTGAAACTAGCGGGCTATATTTGGGTCTGATGTGATTAATAATAGTGAAAGAAATTTGCAACGCGTGCATTATAGTAAGATATCCTCagcattggaaaaaaaaatgaataaataaagcTGAAATCTTATCCAATAAAGCTATTCAGCCCCGATGCAATTTTTACTGCTAATTTATAATCTAGGTGCTAAATCAGAGAAACAAACCTTTCGGGGATATTGAGAGTGTTACTGGTCACTTGACATGGAGAGGGAAGGTTGATTAAGATGCAAGATTTAGGTAGCGAAGAAGATAACTGTGAAACAGAGTGCAGCTTGGATCATTCAGTTCCTGAGAGGAAGAGGGTTACAGAAAAATCTAGAGAAGGATATGTTAcatgtatataaatttttttggtTTGTGAaactgaaatattaaaaaaaaaggcaacCGAAACAAAAATTTTGGTAGAATTGCTTGATGGAGTTAAGAATTAAGGATTCTATGGCTCAAATTTGCAATGCTTTACTCTTGAGTGCATCATACTTGTGCAAATCAAAATTTGCAGTCATATATGGTCGAGTTCAATATTTAATTGTGGCAAGAAGTTTGAGCGATATTCATGTGCTTTCATTTAGTGAAATTTTATTCATCTGGCAATTTTATTCAACCTAAAAGACTAGGTATAGTAAGAGATCTAGCTGGTCAGAGAATGTTGATAGGAGTTTGACTGTCTCAGTGGGATAACTCAAGAAATGGTTGGATCTTGACTTCTTGATGGTCAGTTTTATGCTAAAACTCTCTTTTGCATACAACAAACGGATATACCTACATTTTACACACTTTCTGCAAACATGTCAAGCTTTGGAATGCAGAGCATGTGGCTTAATTGAATGCACAATGTTAAATTTTGAAATGGCCAAATACTATTCCATACATGTGGTATCTCTTTGCTTGATTCTTATTTGTCCAGATTAAAGCAAAGTATGTATAATGATTATAAAATGATGATCTTTGTTTTCGAGTTCCACTTTGGAGATTGATTGCATGTAGGTGCGAAATGCACCCTCTTCATAAGTGTTTCTTATAACTGATTTCAGCATGTAATTCAAACTTCATTGGTATGAGGCATTTGGTTCCTCACGTGTCTAATCTCATCAATAATTAGGAGAGGATGTTGTAAAATCCCCCCTTTGGTTGGCCAACGAAATTAGAGAATTCCATTTTGTTTGTGACACTGCTTCTTGTTAGGTTTCATTGTTGCAACGTGTGTGATTGTTGTAATAACTTGATATTTGTACATGTACATTAGATATGAAAACCTCTAGTGTGTGTAGAATCTAATTTCTTTGCTGTTTGTGTAACTTAATTTGCAGATTCAGATTCTGGTAGTTCAACCGACAGTGAATCAGATGCAACTAAAGCATCAGTTCCTGGTGCTCTGACCAAGGTATTATCTTGATAATGCTATTGCCTTGAGCCAGGGCACTCCATGGGTCGAATATTTTTTGGCCTTCATCACTTGCAGATGGGATTTGgttgatttttattttgtttttcctcTGCAATTGCAGAAACTTGTGGGATCTGGAGAAAATTTAGACCAAAAGAGAAGGATGGACGATCCAGAAGTCCGGAATCGTGAGTTTCTAGATCTTGTGatacatgcatgtgttttgagaccctttctttctcttttggGCTAGTTTTATTCTGAAGTAATGCTTCCGATGTGTTGTTCAGAATCTGCAAATGGATTGGCCAAAACTGATCATAGTTTGCAGAGTAAGCCAATGTCTATGAAGATAGATGGCCAGCAAGAGGGTAAGCATAATCTTCAAGAAGAGTTACTGCTGTTACTTGGGGCTTCAGCTCACCAATATGCTATAATATTATAGGGGAGAGTGCTCCACCTGAGAGACAAGTCTCCCCAGATAAGCTCTATCGTGCGGCCTTATTAAGAAACCGATTTGCAGACACAATACTAAAAGCTCGAGAAAAGACGCTCAAAAAGGTTGGTATCCACTATATTTGATTATCTTGGCATTATTCATATTGTGGTAAATGCTTTCAACCTTTTGGCATTCTGGTTATATCGGCATTTTTAATTGTCATATTTTGATTGCAGGGTGAAAAGTGGGATCCTGAAAAATTGCGTGTGGAGAGGGAGGAGCTTGAGCAGCGGCAAAAAGAAGGTTTGGAATGAGTTTGATTTTGTTTTAAAGTCTCTGGCAGAGGATGAATTTCTCTATGATTTTGTCATCAGAAAAGGCTCGAATGCAAGCTGAGGCCAAGGCTGCTGAAGAAGTTCGAAGGAAAGCTGAAGCTGAAGCAGCAGCTGAAGCAAAAAGGAAGAGAGAACTGGAAAGAGAAGCTGCACGTCAAGCATTGCAACAGGTAAAATCCAGCAGATAATTTTATGCAAAGATTAACTCCAGACCTTATGGGAATGTGATTGAAGATTTTGTGGTCCTTTTCAGATGGAAAAGACTGTTGAGATTAATGAGAGCAGTCGGTTTCTGGAAGATCTTGAAATGCTGAGGACTGTGCATGATGAAGAGTTGCCAAGTTTCTTGGAGCAGACAAGCCCAGATTTCATGCTTCAAGGGAGTAGCAATCCATTGGAACAACTAGGACTATACATGAAGAAAGacgaggaggaagaggaagttGAACCACCCCAAAGTGTTTCTGAGCTGGAGAAGGATGTTGAGGAAGGAGAAATTGACTGATAAGCCTTTTGTTTGCACTATTCTGTCAATTCGATGATTTTAAGAAATGGCTCTTTTTGAAAGCTACGAAGCTGCTGTGCATTTCTGCTCTCTTCCACAGTTCAGTACTATAGGAACATTACGTTATACATTGTTCCTAACATCGGGTGCCAAATGCTATGAAAGTAAAAGATTCTATAGTTAATTGTCAGGCTCGGTAATGGGGTTGAAATTTGGGATATATGATCAGCCATGCGTGGGCTAGTAATGGAAGGCTTCAGATTGTGGTTTCTGTACAGGGAATTGTAGTTTTTATGGATTGATGCACTTTTTGGCGGGCTTgtttgagttggatttgggaGAAGGGCGTAATAtgtaaattcaattttaggaaTTGTAATATAGTCAAGAGTTGAGAAACATTCGACTCTGTTCTGTTGCTTTGTAGATTGTAGGTCTTCCTCAACATTTACACTTGCACCTTTCTTTCTTCGTCATCATCGTCGTCTTTTTTCTCTATCTGCTGAGACTTGCAATAGCAGTGTGAATTTTGTCAGTTTCTGAGGTTGCCGTTAGCCTATTTCCTAAAAATCCCCAGCAGCGATATTATTCCGACTAATTTAAATCACTAAAATGAAAATAAGTCTCTTATTCATCAACAAAAATAAGACTTTTTTTTTACATAGGAGTTTAAAATCACAGCAAAGTGGGAACTGCTGCTGCATACAAACTAGAAGAATCGTCAAATACCAGATGCTGATGTGTTGCAAGACATCTGAAAATATTCTTCTTTAGCATCTAAGCACATAGAGCTCAAACTACACGTCGATGGACCGACTTTAAGTTCTACGATTGTCCATTCTTTGTGCCAACAGAATATataaacacacacacacacatagtGAGAGTGAGATTAATCTTGCTACTTGCGATTCCGAGGAATTGACATTGCGATGCGAGCACTATGATCTGTTTATCATGCCAATAACTCTGGATATTACATAGTATTTTCTAAAGGTTCAATTCTCAAACATACCCTCATCTGATAGTCCAGGAGATTCAGTACCATTTACAAGTGGTTGATCTGAAATGTCGCCATCCAAGTCATTTAAAATGCTGAAATCAatgtcatcatcatcatcttcatccTCACTTTCATTTCTGTGATCCTCATCTAACTCTTCCTCATCCCCCTTTTGCTTGGCTTCCTTGGAACGAGCTTCTCTTTGCATCCGCTGCTCGATGGCATCTTCATATGACATCTCATACCAAACGGTACCCTTTCCCACTATAGATTTGTTGTGAGCATCCGTCATCCTCTCTTGCTTGCTCTTTTCTGAGTTCTTGGGTTCTCCCCAGTAGTCATACCTATATAAAGGATTATCAGGATCATACTGATCCTTTCCAAAATAGCTTGCTGGCTTATACCTCCCTGGTTCTTCCAATGGCAAACCAAGAGCTTGGCGGCTGCAAGAACAGATGACAGCCAGTAATGGTGTCAAAAAAGATGCGACTGACATCACAAGGAATGTAAAAAATTGTTCACGTTATAATTGCAGAAGTCAAACCATAGAGTTTCAGATAAATTACTTAAATATATGCTTAAAGAATCTCCAGCCcgttaaaaagataataaagcTAGCAAGTTCAATTCTAGAAAGTGTAGAGCATTACAAAATTAACCCATTAGAGAATTGAGTTACCTGTAGCAATACCAACAAAATGATCGAAGCACTCAACTCAATCACATGTGGGAAGAGTAGAAATATATATAGCCAACATAACGTCAATTTTCACCAGTTGCAATTGTTCAAATTTATGTCagtcttttttttccttttctttttggaaGATGTTGTGTCAGTCAACTAAATTGACAAATTACTTGCTCACAAAACCATCtacttctctcttttttttttttttgtggtggTGGGGTGTGGGGCGGGGGAGGAGAGTAATACCAACTAATATCTCTGATCAATGCTTCTCTTTCCTCAAATGATCTACGCCAATGCATTAAATCATACTCATCCATTTCAATATTTCGCCTCAGCTTGGCAATTTTATACGTTTCTCCTCTTTCTTCTGCTTCCTTGTTTAGTTTATTGTGATGCTGCTTGCAGAAAAAAGATGAAATAAGTATTACTGAGCAGATACCAAAATGCAGTTTAGTTATGTTAGTTTTGCAACAAAAAGTCTATTTGATTGTGAAAATAGTTTAACAACCTTAAACTTCTATAATTAAAACGAAGAACTAATGCCATCAGAAAGTTTCCCCGCAGGCTTTATTTTCACAATTCACATGCAAAATTGATCAAATAAAGGCCAAAAAGGGAGGGTGGGAAAAAGAGCATATATGAGTCAAGTTTGAATGCATAGAtacaaggaaagaaaaaaaaaaaaaaaatatatatatatatatatatatgcaggCTTTATTTTCACAATTCCCATGCAAAATTGATCAAATAAAGGCCAAAAAGGGAGGGTGGGAAAAAGAGCATATATGAGTCAAGTTTGAATGCATAGAtacaaggaaagaaaaaaaatatatatatatatatatatatctgatATCCACAAAGAGAACTGATATCCTTGCTCTCTCAAAGCTAGAAGCTGAGTTACCAGATATTTGTCCCATAAAACCGAGTTAAACTACACTGTTAATAAAAGCTACTAaatgaagaaaattaaaaagcagAATGCTTTTATTTAACAgcaacaacaataaaaaaagaaagaccTATTGTAAATGGATATTCAGCACAACAGACAAAtggattataatttatatatgtatatatatatggagTCAATGGTATACCTCTCTCTCAGCTAACACTGCTTCTAAGTCAAGTTCTTTAACACTTTGCTTCTGCCAaagattattagaaaatattaggaGAGTATACTGAATATATTTTGATGCAGTGTCACGAGTCTCACCATAATAATTTTTGGCAATAAGGTTTTCTTGTAATAAGCTGTGGTATATTCAACACTATTTTCTTCATCAAAATCTTCATCATCAGTTAATTCAGATAGTTTTTTGTCCTTGTATTTCTCAGGATTAGCTTCCCAATCATCCAAAATCATTTGCTCAGCAACATGAATTTGCCACAACTGCATAAAACAGAAAAGATATTTACAAAGCAATCAATATGCAGTTCTGGAAAAGTTGGGACTATAATTGCATGAGTTATCAATTACTAGCTAAAACCAGGTCTGGGGGAAGGGGTGGCAGCGGGGTGGGaggaaacaaaacaaaaagcaCCTTCTCAACATAAGGATGATTTGATAATAGTGGTTCCTCTTCTGGTTTTGTTCCTGGATCTTTTCTAGGAACAGGAGGCCTTCTACAATCACGCTGCAATAATAAGCACATTCAGTAAAAAAGCATCTGCAGAGACACAATTGTTAATAATGGCATATTGATAGAGCAAGAGTCAatatcaaaaagaagaaaatagaaTAACAAGGAAGAATGTCTATGGCAGCCAAACACtccttcaatttcaatttactTGATGAAAAATATCAGGGAATAACACTTTCCTGACCCAGCCAAAAGGCCGTAACAACCTGCAGAGAATATCCGATATCCTGACATATGCATAACTAACTATATATATCCTCTCATACAATATTATGCCCTATTCTGCCAGCAAGGACACTATTCCAGAATCTGCTAATCTCTTTTCTCCCGTCTTTCTTCCTTGAGTAAACCTTCAGTTGTCTCGGCCCATCATCAATGCAGCCCACTCTTTCTGGATCCATAACACATATTTTAACAATTTCCTCTTGAATATAGTGGAAACCAAATGCATCAAACCCTATTACATTCAGAGACACTTATCACAAGTCCATCTCCCCACATTCTAATCACCCAATAAGGAAGGAGGGAAGGTCTGCCAGCAGACAAATACAACTTCTAATGCCCCAATTTTGTTCAAATTGATCAATTTAGGGAAGAACTTGACGGTTCTTTCCCTAATCACATTATAGGCTTATTGATTATCCATCCACAAATACAGATGTGATGCAGTCAAGCAATCAAAatgtttcaaaattattttgctttaatttctaatttttcatTCTAAAATTAAGAAGTTTAGGTTTCCATTAACTAGAAAATTTAATTAGGAAGTGGTATTTCCATTCAAGACTATTTAGAGACCTATCAGGCTTAATATTTCTTAGTTTGGGGTTCCTAATTCTAGAACTGGAGTAgtagaattataatataaattcttGAGCTTTCTTTCTGTTTTACATTTGGATGACTACATGATTGATTCACTGGAGCTACAATCCATAACTATCAATGAGATACATCAATATGGGACTTATACAGAAAGTTAAAATGCATAATTAAGATATGGAAAAGCCTAGTGTGATGTTGGTGGAAAAGATAAACGGGATAGATGTGTATGTTCAAGAGGAAGCATACATACCCGTAATTCATCTGGGTTGGTATCCTCGTCACGATGAAATATTGGGGGAAATTGAAATCTGTTGAAACTGGAACAAATAGAAATGTCAGAGAGTTGAGGCCTAAGTTGCAAGCAGGTAAGGAAGGATCAATCAACCGTAAATATCAACACTACTTAATTATGGActagcaaaaataaactgaatatTGCATTCTcatacactttttttttttgcgctTCTTTTAAAATCTCTTTTGGCCTATCCTAAGATACAATGCATACCATGCAGTAAACCTAATTGTCAGCAAGCAGCAACCTCCCAGAAGTAACAAAATTTGGCCAAGCCACAAGCAAAAGTATCAAAGATCTTGAACAGAGAGATTACATACATAAGGTGATCTATGTTAGGATCTACAAAACGCATTTCAATTGGGAATCGAAAACGGTAAGGATCCCGCTTCGCCTGTCAAGAAATCAAACAAATTAACATAGATAAGTCCACAATGAaaagtaaaactcatacatTTGAAACAATAGTTATAATATATAAGGTCATTTCTATGCGTGTAGTAATGCTCACCAGAATTTCAACAAAGACATGCATGCCAACTTTTATGTGATGGCGGATCCAATACCAATCATTTCCTCTTATAGGAACCCACCTGAAcaaataaacatacataaatctAGCAGGAAACTTTAGATGttttaaaacattaattatTTCCAAGGAAATTTACGTGAAAATGTAGCAAATGAATAGGAAGTAAAAGATTAAATGCTAGGAAATGAAACAAACTATCCTTCCAAGTAACTATTTGATTAATACTATGAAATACCAAAAGAGTAAATGATACTTGCCCATCATGCACACCCCCAATGTCAACAAAGGCTCCTTGATATAGGTGTATAGTGGTCACTTTTCCCTGACAAATCTGCATCAACATTATCCAGAGTTTCCATTAGGATGACTTACAGATAGTATAATGCATGTGACCTTTTAGCAGTGCAGAAATGATTTATCTTCAACTTGTAGGCTATTTTCACTTGCATGTAGATCACAGTGGGGCAATAGAGTCATTCCTGACATAGGCTAAATGGCTAATGTACATGTGTTCCAGATAAAATAAGTCAATTTAGGGAGAATAACAAATGGATCCAGGTCAATCACGGTCCTCTAGTTTAATCTATATGAATTAAGTCATGACTGGCAATCATGCTAACTACTCTACACGCGTGGTATTAAAGCAAAGCTATGTTTCGTCATGGAACCTTAACTTATGCATAACAAGTAACACCACTGTGTCAGTAAGATACTGAATAAAGGAAATTCACATCTCTGAGGATGTTTGTGGGAAAATTACAAGAAAGGTACAATTATTTGATGCAAACTCCAAGAAAATATTCGACAAAAAAACTTCAAGAAAATATTCTTGAAAAAGAATCAGCCGGGAATGTACATGTACCTGCCCTGGGTAATAAAATGGAAGTTCGTACTGCAACAAGAACAAAGACCACCATAATCATCTTTCTGTAATTGGCAATCAACGGACAGATAAACATGTAAGCTGAACAAAGAAACTCATCCTACCATGCCCTCTTTGTAGTCTTTCCCTCTTTTCCTTCTACCAGGATAATAATCTTGGTCTTGCTTCATTAACACAAAATTTGAATATCAGTCACCTAAACTTTAGTCGAATAAAACAGTGTATTGAATTTCTGAAACTACGTAAACTGAATTTCTGTCGTATCCTGAATACCTTATAAGACTCCTTTTCTAACCTGTCCTTGTTTGCAGCAACCCATTCATTGTACTGCTTCAGAAACATCTTGTACCTATCCAAACACATCCCTTCAGTATCAGTAGTTTCCATACTGCCCAATTCGTCCACTGCCACTCTGACGGCCTGCAACTTGTGCGCTTCCCTTATAAACTCCAGCTCCTTCCTATCGACCTCCCAATCTCTGGGAGGCCAATCTCTAGGAGGTACGTGTCTGACAACCAACGGCTCAGTCCAAAGCGTCTCGAGCTTTTCCGGAATCTCCCCCTTGATCTCGAACTGCTTCCTGTACCACTCGTCTTCGGTCAATCCCATTTCCTTAATCTTTTTAAGACGGTATTTTGGAGAAAGCATTCTAAACGCTTCAATGGCTTCGGGCGACTGTAGCGGAACCTCTTCGCCTTCATTGAGGGATTTGCGAGCGAAGTCGGCTTCGGGAGTAAGGATTTCCTCCCAAGGGGCCCATCCGCGCTCAATCCAGTTCTTACGGCGCCATTCCTCCTCTTTTGCGTCGTCTCTGGGACCGAATGTTTGGACAAAGGTCTCGTCGACGGGGAATTCGTCGGAGCTGAAGCATTTTGGAGG encodes:
- the LOC110599616 gene encoding transcription factor GTE10 isoform X1 gives rise to the protein MAPAVPIKFGQTETRKFWLSQPMGKSRMYSKGHSSGFIPDYRHAVETVGESEGLGSSGRVDTEMIASEDSYAPKRKCMSLNLDDYDSFGVPIQVLSLSKMPRLERKDLEFRLKRELEQVRILQRKVASLSSSAVVLSPCSDIRSCSDGQKRPPLEGLRKSLEVSAPQSKKRAPPGRYGAPIRKGSHKRPEPVKPAATASTSNGMLMKQCETLLNRLLAHQFGWVFSEPVDVVKLNIPDYFTVIKNPMDLGTVKSKIASGAYSSPLGFAADVRLTFSNATKYNPPGNDVHFMAEALSKYFEVRWKVIEKKLPVTINVGSEPQRAGVPKEMEMNIGIIPAKKKSALNDKFKSEPVRQIMSNEDKHKLSTELEALLGELPETLIDFLKEQSHTADQSDEDEIEIDIDALSDDTLFKLRKLLDDYLLEKRKNQTKAEQCEIELLNEYGFSNSSLQNCKGNEPVDEDIDIVGGNDPLISSYPPVEIEKDTAQKNSKFSSSSSTSSESGSSSGDSDSGSSTDSESDATKASVPGALTKKLVGSGENLDQKRRMDDPEVRNQSANGLAKTDHSLQSKPMSMKIDGQQEGESAPPERQVSPDKLYRAALLRNRFADTILKAREKTLKKGEKWDPEKLRVEREELEQRQKEEKARMQAEAKAAEEVRRKAEAEAAAEAKRKRELEREAARQALQQMEKTVEINESSRFLEDLEMLRTVHDEELPSFLEQTSPDFMLQGSSNPLEQLGLYMKKDEEEEEVEPPQSVSELEKDVEEGEID
- the LOC110599616 gene encoding transcription factor GTE8 isoform X2 codes for the protein MAPAVPIKFGQTETRKFWLSQPMGKSRMYSKGHSSGFIPDYRHAVETVGESEGLGSSGRVDTEMIASEDSYAPKRKCMSLNLDDYDSFGVPIQVLSLSKMPRLERKDLEFRLKRELEQVRILQRKVASLSSSAVVLSPCSDIRSCSDGQKRPPLEGLRKSLEVSAPQSKKRAPPGRYGAPIRKGSHKRPEPVKPAATASTSNGMLMKQCETLLNRLLAHQFGWVFSEPVDVVKLNIPDYFTVIKNPMDLGTVKSKIASGAYSSPLGFAADVRLTFSNATKYNPPGNDVHFMAEALSKYFEVRWKVIEKKLPVTINVGSEPQRAGVPKEMEMNIGIIPAKKKSALNDKFKSEPVRQIMSNEDKHKLSTELEALLGELPETLIDFLKEQSHTADQSDEDEIEIDIDALSDDTLFKLRKLLDDYLLEKRKNQTKAEQCEIELLNEYGFSNSSLQNCKDSDSGSSTDSESDATKASVPGALTKKLVGSGENLDQKRRMDDPEVRNQSANGLAKTDHSLQSKPMSMKIDGQQEGESAPPERQVSPDKLYRAALLRNRFADTILKAREKTLKKGEKWDPEKLRVEREELEQRQKEEKARMQAEAKAAEEVRRKAEAEAAAEAKRKRELEREAARQALQQMEKTVEINESSRFLEDLEMLRTVHDEELPSFLEQTSPDFMLQGSSNPLEQLGLYMKKDEEEEEVEPPQSVSELEKDVEEGEID
- the LOC110599966 gene encoding protein PLASTID TRANSCRIPTIONALLY ACTIVE 10; protein product: MQVLQTSYLFSFPKPLNPIPNRHSHLHHHRICHPLSSQTILSSSTTSSTPPKCFSSDEFPVDETFVQTFGPRDDAKEEEWRRKNWIERGWAPWEEILTPEADFARKSLNEGEEVPLQSPEAIEAFRMLSPKYRLKKIKEMGLTEDEWYRKQFEIKGEIPEKLETLWTEPLVVRHVPPRDWPPRDWEVDRKELEFIREAHKLQAVRVAVDELGSMETTDTEGMCLDRYKMFLKQYNEWVAANKDRLEKESYKQDQDYYPGRRKRGKDYKEGMYELPFYYPGQICQGKVTTIHLYQGAFVDIGGVHDGWVPIRGNDWYWIRHHIKVGMHVFVEILAKRDPYRFRFPIEMRFVDPNIDHLIFNRFQFPPIFHRDEDTNPDELRRDCRRPPVPRKDPGTKPEEEPLLSNHPYVEKLWQIHVAEQMILDDWEANPEKYKDKKLSELTDDEDFDEENSVEYTTAYYKKTLLPKIIMKQSVKELDLEAVLAEREHHNKLNKEAEERGETYKIAKLRRNIEMDEYDLMHWRRSFEEREALIRDISCRQALGLPLEEPGRYKPASYFGKDQYDPDNPLYRYDYWGEPKNSEKSKQERMTDAHNKSIVGKGTVWYEMSYEDAIEQRMQREARSKEAKQKGDEEELDEDHRNESEDEDDDDDIDFSILNDLDGDISDQPLVNGTESPGLSDEGMFEN